A window of the Cannabis sativa cultivar Pink pepper isolate KNU-18-1 chromosome X, ASM2916894v1, whole genome shotgun sequence genome harbors these coding sequences:
- the LOC115702535 gene encoding basic form of pathogenesis-related protein 1-like: MSLNHNSCIKVLLMGEIFMVMMTLMIASASSNDFLDTHNAIRAEVGVGPMTWNNTLVAYASNYANKMKGKNCELEHSQGIYGENLAAGYGEMTGEQAVKFWATEKTMYDYTSNTCTEEDACGHYLQVVWRDSIRLGCATTKCSNNGLVFVICSYDPPGNYIGVRPY, translated from the coding sequence ATGTCTTTAAACCATAACTCCTGTATAAAAGTTTTGTTGATGGGAGAAATATTTATGGTAATGATGACATTGATGATTGCTAGTGCATCTTCCAATGACTTCCTCGATACCCACAATGCCATTCGAGCAGAAGTGGGTGTTGGGCCAATGACCTGGAATAACACTTTAGTTGCTTATGCGAGCAATTATGCAAACAAAATGAAAGGTAAGAATTGCGAACTCGAGCACTCTCAAGGAATTTACGGTGAAAATTTAGCTGCAGGTTATGGAGAAATGACAGGTGAGCAAGCTGTGAAGTTTTGGGCTACCGAAAAGACCATGTATGACTACACCTCCAACACATGCACAGAAGAAGATGCATGTGGTCATTACCTACAGGTGGTGTGGCGTGACTCCATTCGCCTTGGCTGTGCCACCACCAAGTGTAGCAACAATGGATTGGTGTTTGTTATTTGTAGTTATGACCCCCCAGGAAATTATATAGGGGTGCGAccctattaa